A single genomic interval of Gossypium raimondii isolate GPD5lz chromosome 11, ASM2569854v1, whole genome shotgun sequence harbors:
- the LOC105802469 gene encoding defective in cullin neddylation protein AAR3 encodes MDSLGPKRFDIFEIYRQFCELRRGDTYVCCEEGYRQDEESQRAKYSRDRLNQLLKMVESRMHTRTAIFDELHKLMLQLDLTVDFSEFSCFYDFVFFMCRENGQKNITISRAVAAWRLVLAGRFRLLDKWCNFVEEYQRHNISEDTWQQVLAFSRCVHENLEGYDPEGAWPVLIDDFVEHMYRISGSNKDSNVFCCCVDSEPQLCAYEDTLPGLRVFPGMKRKLLECHDYEMESSDSHLSDTPDLNCSLNSKRSRLIAHRLVTPDASDDCMEVAKHSSPVCCSKSPCAIEGCLSKGFAGLLSSYSYFAV; translated from the exons ATGGACTCTTTGGGTCCGAAGCGCTTTGATATCTTCGAAATTTACCGGCAATTTTGTg AACTTAGAAGAGGAGATACTTATGTTTGCTGCGAAGAAGGTTACCGACAAGATGAGGAATCACAAAGAGCTAAGTACTCGAGGGACAGATTGAATCAGCTCTTAAAGATGGTGGAGTCAAGGATGCACACAAG GACTGCCATCTTTGATGAACTTCACAAGCTCATGTTACAACTAGACTTGACG GTGGACTTTTCTGAATTCTCATGCTTctatgattttgttttcttcatgtGCCGAGAAAATGGTCAAAAGAATATTA CTATAAGCAGGGCGGTTGCTGCATGGAGATTAGTGTTGGCTGGCAGATTTCGACTACTTGACAAATGGTGCAACTTTGTTGAG GAATATCAGCGTCACAATATTTCAGAGGATACATGGCAGCAAGTTTTAGCATTCAGTAGGTGTGTACATGAAAATCTGGAAGGGTATGATCCTGAAG GTGCTTGGCCTGTTCTGATTGATGACTTTGTTGAGCACATGTACAG AATTTCAGGATCCAACAAAGATTCAAATGTTTTCTGTTGCTGTGTTGATTCGGAGCCCCAGTTGTGTGCATATGAGGACACTTTGCCTG GATTAAGAGTATTTCCTGGGATGAAGAGGAAATTGCTCGAATGTCATGATTACGAAATGGAGTCCTCGGATTCGCACTTGTCGGACACACCAGACCTGAATTGCTCATTGAATTCTAAGAGAAGTAGGTTGATTGCACACAGATTGGTTACCCCTGATGCATCTGATGATTGCATGGAAGTTGCTAAACACAGTAGTCCTGTGTGTTGTTCGAAGTCTCCATGTGCAATTGAAGGTTGCCTATCAAAGGGTTTTGCAGGGCTCTTATCGAGTTACTCGTATTTTGCAGTTTGA
- the LOC105802470 gene encoding protein DMP9, whose product MEQTHHGIGIKVYTTATPPPEEDPTPLSSLPRLPPEPGRKRKVVAKGVQKTISKTSMLVNFLPTGTLLTFEMVLPSVYRHGDCSHVTTIMIYSLLCLCALSCFFFHFTDSFRGPDGTVYYGFVTPNGLALFKPGLEVESPKDDKYKVGLTDFVHAVMSVLVFVAIAFSDHRVTNCVFPGHEKEMDQVMEGFPLMVGIICSGLFLVFPKTRFGVGCMAA is encoded by the coding sequence ATGGAGCAAACCCACCATGGAATTGGCATCAAAGTTTACACTACTGCAACACCACCCCCAGAGGAGGACCCTACACCACTCTCTTCCCTCCCTCGACTGCCACCAGAACCCGGCCGCAAACGGAAAGTGGTAGCCAAAGGAGTTCAAAAAACCATTTCCAAAACTTCTATGCTTGTCAACTTCCTACCAACAGGCACCCTTTTAACTTTCGAAATGGTTCTTCCTTCTGTTTATCGCCATGGTGACTGTTCCCATGTTACCACCATCATGATATACTCCCTCTTATGCCTTTGCGCACTCTCTTGCTTCTTCTTCCATTTCACCGATAGTTTCCGAGGCCCCGATGGGACTGTTTACTACGGTTTCGTCACCCCCAACGGACTTGCTCTTTTCAAACCTGGTCTTGAAGTCGAATCCCCGAAAGATGACAAGTACAAGGTTGGACTTACTGATTTCGTTCATGCTGTGATGTCGGTGTTGGTGTTTGTGGCCATTGCTTTCTCGGATCATAGAGTTACCAACTGTGTTTTCCCAGGACATGAGAAGGAAATGGACCAAGTTATGGAGGGTTTTCCGCTTATGGTGGGGATTATTTGCAGTGGCTTGTTTCTTGTGTTTCCAAAGACTAGATTCGGCGTTGGTTGCATGGCTGCTTGA
- the LOC105802468 gene encoding amino acid transporter AVT1I, with product MTHEEVSLTVPLLEDDHKDVLGSKIEELDPNSAHHTDTSASTVNVFRTCFNGLNALSGVGILSIPYALASGGWLSLVLLFAIATAAFYAGLLIQRCMDADPTIRTYPDMGERAFGNKGRVMASVVMYIELYLVATGFLILEGDNLQNLLPDVEFEVAGVTVGGQKGFIIIVALIILPTVWLDNLSLLSYVSASGVLASAVILGSVIWTGAFEGIGFQHKGTLINWGGIPTAVSLYAFCYCSHPVFPTLYTSMKKRHQFSNVLVVCFVLCTICYTSMAIFGYLMFGSDVQSQITLNLPTDKLSARVAIYTTLVNPISKYALMVTPIVNATKAWIRYPCDKRVVNLFVGTTLVISTLLVALAVPFFGSLMSLVGAFLSITASVMLPCVFYLKISGTYQRFNGELFAVSLIILMSVAVAIFGTYTSVLDMIGKL from the exons ATGACACATGAGGAAGTATCCTTGACGGTACCTCTTCTTGAGGATGATCATAAGGATGTGTTAGGAAGCAAAATAGAGGAATTAGACCCAAATTCTGCTCATCACACCGACACCAGTGCCAGCACTGTCAATGTTTTCAGAACCTGTTTCAATGGACTTAATGCTCTTTCAG GAGTAGGGATATTATCAATTCCATATGCACTGGCATCAGGGGGATGGCTGAGCTTGGTTCTTCTTTTCGCCATTGCCACTGCTGCATTCTACGCAGGCTTGTTAATTCAAAGATGTATGGATGCAGATCCAACAATCAGAACTTATCCAGACATGGGGGAGCGAGCATTTGGGAACAAAGGGAGAGTGATGGCATCAGTTGTTATGTATATCGAGCTCTACTTGGTGGCGACTGGATTTTTGATTCTTGAAGGAGATAACTTGCAGAATTTGTTACCCGATGTGGAGTTTGAAGTTGCAGGAGTAACAGTGGGAGGCCAAAAAGGGTTTATTATAATTGTAGCTCTCATAATATTGCCTACTGTTTGGTTGGATAACTTGAGCCTTCTTTCTTATGTCTCAGCAAGTGGGGTTTTGGCTTCTGCAGTCATCTTGGGTTCAGTCATCTGGACGGGTGCATTTGAAGGTATTGGGTTTCAACACAAGGGAACACTCATAAACTGGGGTGGAATCCCCACTGCTGTCAGCTTATATGCCTTCTGTTATTGCTCTCATCCAGTCTTCCCTACCCTTTACACTTCAATGAAAAAAAGGCATCAATTCTCTAAT GTCCTGGTTGTATGCTTTGTCTTGTGTACCATCTGTTACACATCAATGGCGATTTTCGGCTACTTAATGTTTGGGTCAGATGTTCAATCACAGATAACTTTGAACCTTCCAACAGACAAGCTCAGCGCAAGAGTTGCAATATACACCACCTTGGTCAATCCCATATCCAAATACGCATTGATGGTTACACCAATTGTGAATGCCACTAAAGCCTGGATTCGATATCCCTGCGACAAGCGAGTCGTCAACCTCTTTGTGGGCACCACCCTGGTGATCAGCACGCTTTTGGTGGCTCTGGCAGTTCCATTTTTCGGTTCCCTCATGTCACTAGTTGGAGCATTTTTAAGTATCACAGCTTCAGTCATGCTACCATGCGTCTTCTACTTGAAGATATCAGGAACTTACCAGAGATTCAACGGCGAATTATTTGCTGTAAGCCTAATCATTTTGATGAGTGTTGCGGTGGCTATATTTGGTACTTACACATCTGTATTAGACATGATAGGCAAATTATAA
- the LOC105802467 gene encoding aquaporin NIP2-1: MATTEVSPMDQNPTPPKQPSFQQHYPPDFPRKVFAETIATYLLVFVTCGSAAICSVDEHKISRLGASVAGGLIVTVMIYAVGHVSGAHMNPAVTLAFAAVRHFPWKQVPFYGAAQLTGAISASFTLRVLLHPIKHAGTTSPSGSDLQALIMEIVVTFSMMFITSAVATDTKAIGELAGIAVGSAVCITSILAGPISGGSMNPARSIGPAIASGEYKGIWVYVVGPVTGTLMGAWSYNLIRMTDKPHHAISPRSSSFKLRRMNNQDGEV; the protein is encoded by the exons ATGGCTACAACTGAGGTTTCCCCAATGGATCAAAATCCCACACCTCCGAAACAGCCATCATTTCAACAACACTACCCTCCTGATTTTCCAAGAAAG GTGTTTGCAGAGACGATAGCAACCTACTTGCTGGTTTTTGTCACATGTGGATCAGCTGCCATTTGTTCGGTTGATGAACACAAAATCTCAAGGTTAGGAGCTTCAGTTGCAGGTGGACTTATTGTGACTGTAATGATCTATGCAGTTGGTCATGTTTCTGGTGCACATATGAACCCTGCTGTTACCCTCGCTTTTGCAGCTGTCAGACATTTTCCATGGAAACag GTCCCATTTTATGGTGCAGCTCAACTAACAGGAGCAATCTCTGCATCATTCACACTCCGTGTATTATTGCATCCAATAAAACATGCCGGCACCACATCACCATCAGGCTCAGATTTGCAAGCTCTAATCATGGAAATAGTTGTTACCTTTTCAATGATGTTTATCACCTCAGCTGTGGCCACTGATACTAAAGCT ATAGGAGAGCTAGCAGGCATAGCTGTTGGGTCTGCTGTTTGCATAACTTCAATCTTGGCTGg ACCAATATCAGGTGGATCAATGAACCCAGCAAGGAGCATAGGGCCAGCAATAGCCAGTGGTGAGTACAAGGGAATATGGGTGTACGTGGTAGGACCAGTAACGGGGACATTGATGGGGGCGTGGTCTTACAATCTCATCCGGATGACAGACAAGCCTCACCATGCAATCTCTCCACGTTCCTCCTCCTTCAAACTTCGGCGAATGAATAACCAAGATGGAGAGGTATAA